The proteins below are encoded in one region of Tessaracoccus aquimaris:
- a CDS encoding iron chaperone, producing the protein MGTIDDYLATLDPADAAIIARAYEVARLTVPEAEQGTGYGMPALTYKGKGLLSVMRTRQHFGVYPFSGKVVSAAEDLLEGVDHSKGTIRFQATSPLSDEVVERLVTLRRAELD; encoded by the coding sequence ATGGGAACGATCGACGACTACCTCGCCACGCTCGACCCCGCGGACGCGGCGATCATCGCCCGCGCCTACGAGGTGGCCCGGCTGACGGTGCCGGAGGCCGAGCAGGGCACCGGCTACGGGATGCCAGCGCTCACGTACAAGGGAAAGGGCCTCTTGTCGGTGATGCGCACCCGTCAGCACTTCGGCGTCTACCCGTTCAGCGGCAAGGTGGTCTCCGCCGCCGAGGACCTGCTGGAGGGCGTCGACCACTCCAAGGGCACCATCCGGTTCCAGGCCACCTCGCCGCTCTCCGACGAGGTGGTCGAGCGGCTCGTGACGCTGCGTCGGGCCGAGCTCGACTGA